Proteins co-encoded in one Brassica oleracea var. oleracea cultivar TO1000 chromosome C4, BOL, whole genome shotgun sequence genomic window:
- the LOC106340285 gene encoding transcription repressor OFP2: MGNHKFKFSDMIPNAWFHKLKDMTKQSKPKNKPSYSSSNTCNKKKLSSDSFPHNSSASHFSNSLVANSPHHNLPRNSTHRKRMSKRKTFYKPSLKPNTPPFASAGFDKSKINGQDSSHYTFPALERSPKYFVYSFYKEEEDEFVDHSNFKIKANNKAFTEKACPARNSTKKPLKPHLSVKINKEKEEDEDDECITEKKYQKQVSSGRKSPSGINLRRVNSPRIQLSGTRRSTSRSENKQAFLESFAVMKSSVDPKKDFRESMVEMIEENNIRASKDLEDLLACYLSLNPKEYHDLIIQVFEQIWRQLTKTK, translated from the coding sequence ATGGGGAATCACAAGTTCAAATTTTCAGATATGATCCCAAATGCATGGTTTCACAAGCTCAAAGACATGACTAAACAGTCTAAACCCAAAAACAAACCTTCTTATTCTTCCTCAAACACTTGTAACAAGAAGAAACTCTCCTCGGATTCTTTTCCTCATAACTCTTCAGCCTCTCATTTCTCCAACAGCTTAGTAGCTAACAGTCCTCACCACAACTTACCAAGAAACTCTACTCACAGAAAAAGGATGAGTAAAAGAAAGACATTTTACAAGCCATCTCTTAAACCAAACACTCCTCCTTTTGCATCTGCTGGTTTTGACAAGAGCAAGATCAATGGTCAAGATTCGTCTCACTACACGTTTCCAGCTCTTGAAAGGTCCCCTAAGTATTTTGTGTATAGTTTCTACAAAGAGGAGGAAGATGAATTCGTTGATCATTCCAACTTTAAGATCAAAGCAAACAATAAAGCTTTCACAGAGAAAGCTTGTCCTGCAAGAAACTCAACCAAGAAACCGCTAAAACCCCATCTTTCTGTGAAGATTAATAAAGAGAAAGAAGAAGATGAAGATGATGAATGCATAACAGAGAAGAAATACCAAAAGCAAGTCTCTAGTGGAAGAAAATCACCTTCAGGGATAAACCTCAGAAGAGTAAATTCACCTAGAATTCAACTCTCAGGTACGCGTAGAAGCACGTCTAGATCAGAGAACAAACAAGCTTTTCTTGAGAGTTTTGCAGTGATGAAGAGTTCGGTTGATCCAAAGAAAGACTTCAGAGAATCAATGGTGGAGATGATAGAAGAGAACAACATCAGAGCTTCAAAAGACTTGGAGGATCTTCTTGCT